In Selenomonas dianae, a genomic segment contains:
- the coaE gene encoding dephospho-CoA kinase (Dephospho-CoA kinase (CoaE) performs the final step in coenzyme A biosynthesis.), whose translation MWIIGLTGGIACGKSTVSTELRKRGATIIDADALAHELSQPHQPLFHAYVQRFGREIVTEGGTLDRAAIARCVFADPAVRAEVEAIAHPIIRREAEERLRAAAQAQKRAAVLDVPLLFEAGWDALADEIWVVALPREEQLARLLARDKDMTEREARARIAAQMPLAEKCARADVVIDNSGTVEEIREYIGKLWKERILERA comes from the coding sequence GTGTGGATCATCGGTCTGACGGGCGGCATCGCCTGTGGAAAGTCCACCGTCAGCACGGAGCTGCGGAAACGCGGTGCGACAATTATTGATGCGGATGCGCTCGCACACGAGCTATCACAGCCGCATCAGCCGCTCTTTCACGCCTATGTGCAGCGTTTCGGCAGGGAGATCGTGACGGAGGGCGGCACGCTCGACCGCGCGGCGATTGCACGGTGCGTCTTTGCCGACCCTGCCGTACGCGCCGAGGTGGAGGCCATCGCGCATCCCATTATCCGCAGAGAGGCAGAGGAGCGGCTGCGTGCGGCAGCACAGGCACAGAAAAGAGCAGCGGTACTGGATGTGCCGCTGCTCTTTGAGGCGGGATGGGATGCACTCGCCGACGAGATATGGGTGGTTGCGCTCCCTCGGGAGGAGCAGCTTGCCCGCCTTTTGGCGCGTGACAAGGACATGACCGAGCGTGAGGCGCGGGCACGCATCGCGGCGCAGATGCCGCTCGCGGAGAAATGTGCGCGTGCGGATGTCGTCATCGACAACAGCGGAACGGTGGAAGAAATACGGGAATACATTGGGAAACTTTGGAAGGAACGGATTCTTGAACGCGCATAA
- the polA gene encoding DNA polymerase I, which translates to MSRGKFAVLDGSSLFFRAFYALQLPPNARGIYTNAVHGFAMMLVKLLKELEPTQIVIAFDKSRTTFRTALYPAYKGTRDKTPEELIAQIPLLKELAQSLGIPFLEMDDYEADDIIGTLATQAAAEGTETVVVTGDRDALQLIRDGLTIVLTKKGISDTRAYDTAAFEEEYGFLPIRLIDMKGLMGDSSDNIPGVPGIGPKTATKLLLAYGTIENVLDHAAEVSGKKLSASLVEYREQALLSKRLATIECNVPELRYAAEGFRMQPDCAALDAFCRAYELRTVHRALMDYLGTDVPAGAAEQSLFAAEDTAENHAEEMRAEVAELTAADLDVLRAAGEIAVGAVFSGTPPFVQMDLLALVYGKEQRTVRADSALFDTLREILAARPVVLWNAKRYAQAGLSIGANIFDLELADYLLHPEESKRDLERTAFAHLGQLPAASDGLSEEVRVVRETQLAARLSAPLRLALTEAHLMPLYRGVELPLVPVLAAMERTGIYVNGAALERELAAANARIDALVTEIHALAGTEFNISSPKQLGEVLFERLDLAAGSKVKKTKTGYSTNAETLEELRDRHPIVDKVLTYRMWTKLRSTYLEGIGALIRPATGRVHTSFNQTVTATGRLSSSDPNLQNIPVRTEEGRAVRALFEPGAGYDLLLSADYSQIELRILAHMSGDATLIDAFRHGQDVHARTASEVFGVPLAEVTAEQRRRAKAVNFGIVYGLSDFGLARDLGIGRREAAGYIERYFERYHGVREFLDKTVADAHTNGFVTTLYGRRRDLPAIHSRNFMQRSFAERMAMNTPIQGTAADLIKIAMIRADAALRSANVKSRILLQVHDELVLEVVQDEIEQVSELLRTAMSGAAELAVPLAVDVHMGRNWAEAK; encoded by the coding sequence GTGAGCAGGGGGAAATTTGCCGTTCTCGACGGGAGCAGTCTCTTTTTCCGCGCGTTCTACGCGCTGCAGCTCCCGCCGAACGCACGCGGCATTTATACAAATGCGGTGCACGGCTTTGCGATGATGCTCGTCAAGCTGCTGAAGGAACTCGAACCGACGCAGATCGTCATCGCGTTTGACAAGAGCCGCACGACGTTCCGCACGGCACTCTATCCCGCCTACAAGGGGACGCGGGACAAGACCCCCGAGGAACTGATCGCGCAGATTCCTCTTCTGAAGGAACTCGCGCAGAGCCTCGGCATCCCGTTCCTTGAGATGGACGACTACGAGGCGGACGACATCATCGGCACGCTCGCGACACAGGCGGCGGCAGAGGGGACGGAGACCGTCGTTGTGACGGGCGACCGTGACGCACTCCAACTGATCCGCGATGGGCTGACCATTGTGCTGACAAAAAAGGGCATCAGCGACACGCGTGCGTACGACACGGCGGCGTTTGAGGAGGAATACGGCTTCCTGCCGATCCGCCTCATCGACATGAAGGGGCTGATGGGCGACAGTTCGGACAACATTCCGGGCGTGCCGGGCATTGGACCCAAGACCGCGACGAAGCTGCTCCTCGCATACGGTACGATTGAGAACGTGCTCGATCATGCCGCCGAGGTCAGCGGGAAGAAACTCAGCGCATCGCTCGTGGAGTACCGCGAGCAGGCGCTCCTGTCGAAGCGGCTCGCGACGATTGAATGCAATGTACCCGAACTCCGCTATGCGGCGGAGGGCTTTCGTATGCAGCCCGACTGCGCGGCACTCGACGCGTTCTGCAGGGCGTACGAGCTGCGGACGGTGCATCGTGCGCTCATGGACTATCTGGGGACGGATGTGCCTGCGGGCGCAGCGGAGCAGTCCCTCTTTGCGGCAGAGGATACGGCAGAGAATCACGCGGAGGAGATGCGTGCGGAGGTGGCGGAGCTCACCGCTGCGGATCTCGATGTCCTGCGTGCGGCGGGGGAGATCGCCGTCGGTGCGGTATTCAGCGGAACGCCGCCCTTTGTACAGATGGATTTGCTCGCCCTCGTCTATGGGAAGGAGCAGCGCACTGTGCGTGCAGATTCCGCACTGTTTGACACGCTGCGGGAGATCCTTGCGGCGCGTCCCGTCGTGCTCTGGAACGCAAAACGCTATGCACAGGCGGGGCTTTCCATCGGTGCAAATATTTTCGACCTCGAGCTTGCGGACTACCTCCTCCATCCCGAGGAGAGCAAGCGCGACCTCGAGCGCACGGCGTTCGCCCATCTGGGACAGCTCCCCGCTGCGTCCGACGGTCTGAGCGAAGAGGTGCGCGTCGTGCGTGAGACGCAGCTTGCTGCGCGGCTCTCCGCACCTCTGCGGCTGGCACTCACAGAAGCACATTTGATGCCGCTTTATCGGGGTGTCGAACTGCCGCTTGTGCCCGTGCTGGCAGCGATGGAGCGGACGGGCATCTATGTGAACGGCGCCGCGCTTGAGCGGGAACTTGCGGCGGCAAATGCGCGCATTGATGCGCTTGTCACGGAGATTCATGCGCTCGCGGGGACGGAGTTCAACATCAGCTCGCCCAAACAGCTTGGCGAAGTCCTTTTTGAACGCCTCGATCTCGCGGCGGGAAGCAAGGTCAAAAAGACCAAGACAGGCTACTCGACGAACGCGGAGACCCTTGAGGAGCTGCGTGACCGCCATCCCATCGTGGACAAGGTACTCACCTACCGTATGTGGACGAAGCTGCGCTCCACCTATCTTGAGGGCATCGGCGCACTCATCCGCCCCGCAACAGGACGCGTCCATACGAGCTTTAACCAGACGGTGACGGCGACGGGGCGGCTCTCCAGCTCCGACCCGAACCTCCAGAACATCCCCGTACGCACCGAGGAAGGGCGTGCCGTGCGTGCGCTCTTCGAGCCGGGCGCGGGCTATGATCTGCTGCTCTCGGCGGACTACTCGCAGATCGAGCTTCGCATCCTCGCGCATATGTCGGGGGATGCGACCCTCATCGACGCGTTCCGTCACGGGCAGGACGTGCACGCCCGCACCGCATCGGAGGTGTTCGGCGTGCCGCTCGCGGAGGTTACAGCCGAGCAGCGGCGCAGGGCAAAGGCGGTCAACTTCGGTATTGTTTACGGCCTGAGCGATTTCGGTCTTGCCCGTGATCTCGGCATCGGTCGCAGGGAGGCGGCGGGCTACATCGAACGGTACTTTGAACGCTATCACGGCGTTCGTGAGTTTCTCGACAAGACGGTTGCGGACGCGCATACGAACGGCTTTGTAACGACCCTCTACGGGCGGCGGCGCGACCTGCCCGCCATCCATAGCCGGAACTTTATGCAGCGATCCTTTGCCGAGCGCATGGCGATGAACACGCCGATCCAGGGGACGGCGGCGGATCTCATCAAGATCGCCATGATTCGCGCTGATGCGGCACTGCGCTCTGCAAACGTCAAAAGTCGCATCCTCCTTCAGGTGCATGATGAACTCGTACTTGAGGTCGTGCAGGATGAGATCGAACAGGTCAGTGAACTTCTGCGCACGGCGATGAGCGGCGCGGCGGAGCTTGCCGTGCCGCTCGCTGTTGACGTGCATATGGGCAGGAACTGGGCGGAGGCGAAATAG
- a CDS encoding cob(I)yrinic acid a,c-diamide adenosyltransferase, translating to MSVTTKTGDQGQTSLYTGERIAKDDLRVEVYGMVDSLGSTLGMARAFATSKRVKEDILAVQKQLGMLMADFASRNKPPRITDEMVDRIEAEIADIEESLPALKEFIIPGDEKAGAMLDLARTSARTAERHAWTLARRGSVAEVDLRYLNRLSDYLFVLMRLEDAEKPGL from the coding sequence ATGAGTGTTACAACGAAAACAGGCGACCAGGGGCAGACGAGCCTTTATACGGGGGAGCGCATTGCAAAGGATGATCTGCGCGTTGAGGTGTACGGGATGGTGGACAGCCTCGGCTCGACGCTCGGCATGGCGCGCGCCTTTGCGACGAGCAAGCGCGTGAAGGAGGACATCCTCGCGGTACAGAAGCAGCTCGGTATGCTGATGGCGGACTTTGCGAGCCGCAACAAGCCGCCGCGCATCACGGACGAGATGGTCGACAGGATCGAGGCGGAGATTGCGGACATCGAGGAGAGCCTGCCCGCGCTCAAGGAGTTCATCATCCCCGGGGATGAGAAGGCGGGCGCGATGCTTGATCTGGCGCGAACATCGGCACGCACCGCAGAGCGTCACGCATGGACGCTCGCGCGGCGCGGCAGCGTGGCGGAGGTCGATCTGCGCTACCTGAACCGCCTGTCCGACTACCTCTTTGTCCTCATGCGCCTTGAGGATGCGGAGAAGCCCGGCCTGTGA
- the ndk gene encoding nucleoside-diphosphate kinase produces the protein MEQTLVLIKPDAVGAHHIGDITKAYEEAGLEIRAMKMMQMTDRIARIHYAEHLAKPFYGELAAFMTSAPLVAMVLAGENAIARVRELHGATNPANAAEGTIRKRFAKNGSENAVHASDSPESAAREVHIFFSETEIF, from the coding sequence ATGGAACAAACTCTGGTTCTCATTAAGCCGGACGCCGTCGGGGCGCACCACATCGGAGACATTACGAAGGCGTATGAGGAGGCGGGGCTTGAGATCCGCGCGATGAAGATGATGCAGATGACGGATCGCATCGCACGTATCCACTATGCGGAGCACCTTGCGAAGCCGTTCTACGGCGAGCTTGCCGCGTTTATGACCTCCGCGCCGCTCGTGGCGATGGTGCTCGCGGGGGAGAATGCGATTGCACGCGTGCGCGAACTGCACGGTGCGACGAATCCGGCGAATGCGGCAGAGGGCACGATCCGCAAGCGTTTCGCAAAGAACGGGAGCGAGAATGCCGTACACGCGTCCGACAGTCCCGAGAGTGCGGCGCGTGAGGTACACATCTTCTTCAGTGAGACGGAGATTTTCTAA
- a CDS encoding gamma carbonic anhydrase family protein: MDKIILPYRGKTPTIHPTAFIAPTAAVIGDVEIGAGSSVWFSAVVRGDFQPITIGQNTNIQENATIHVMRDVPVCIGDNVLIGHNAVVHCSRIGAGTLIGMGSIIMGYSEIGENVVIGAGTFLPQHKKIPSNSLVFGNPAQIVRALRDDEIEALRAAAENYADLGAEYKQIIEEMK; encoded by the coding sequence ATGGACAAGATTATCCTGCCCTATCGGGGAAAAACGCCCACGATCCATCCAACGGCATTCATTGCTCCGACGGCTGCGGTCATCGGCGACGTGGAGATTGGAGCCGGATCGAGTGTGTGGTTCAGCGCAGTGGTGCGCGGCGATTTTCAGCCGATTACGATCGGGCAGAATACGAACATCCAAGAAAACGCGACGATTCACGTCATGCGTGACGTACCCGTGTGCATCGGGGACAATGTGCTCATCGGACACAACGCCGTCGTGCATTGCAGCCGCATCGGGGCGGGCACCCTCATCGGCATGGGCTCGATCATCATGGGCTACTCCGAGATTGGCGAGAACGTCGTCATCGGCGCGGGCACCTTCCTTCCCCAACACAAGAAGATTCCGTCGAACTCGCTTGTGTTCGGCAACCCCGCTCAGATCGTACGCGCTCTGCGCGACGATGAAATCGAGGCGCTTCGTGCGGCGGCGGAGAACTATGCCGACCTCGGAGCGGAGTACAAACAGATCATTGAGGAGATGAAGTAA
- a CDS encoding HD domain-containing protein, whose protein sequence is MTETAFVAQIRSAGARVFRVGGCVRDRFRGVPAKDVDYVLTGMTEERLCTLFPRAEKIGRSFPVYHVRVDGVRREVALARRERKTGTGYRGFDVVFDPSVTIEEDLYRRDTTMNAMALELPSGELLDPYGGRADLAAGVIRAVSEHFMEDPVRALRVARQAAAFGFAVEDGTLRSMNACAAELKVEPTERLMGELRRALAAPRPSVFFRVLRAAGLLSVTFPEIAALEGQTQPTEFHPEGDALAHTLAIVDVVARETEEIKTRFAALVHDLGKGLTPQEMLPHHYGHERMGLDALAAWNRRMTLPHDWMKAAQFVIREHMRAPRLTRPGKIADLLLGIGASGLSIAEFNIIIRADHGSLPDYLTRGAAYLAAMRTVTGRSAPPELSGEEIGRWLRERRVRILKNSLLEM, encoded by the coding sequence ATGACGGAAACTGCTTTTGTCGCACAGATACGCAGTGCGGGGGCGCGTGTCTTTCGCGTGGGCGGCTGCGTGCGCGACCGCTTTCGCGGCGTGCCTGCAAAGGATGTTGATTATGTCTTGACGGGCATGACGGAGGAGCGGCTTTGCACACTCTTTCCCCGTGCGGAGAAGATCGGGAGATCCTTTCCCGTCTATCATGTCCGCGTGGACGGGGTGCGCCGCGAGGTCGCCCTTGCACGCAGGGAACGCAAGACGGGAACGGGCTATCGCGGGTTCGACGTTGTCTTTGATCCGTCCGTGACGATCGAGGAGGATCTTTATCGCCGTGATACCACGATGAATGCGATGGCGTTGGAACTGCCGTCGGGCGAACTGCTTGACCCCTATGGCGGGCGTGCGGATCTCGCGGCGGGTGTGATTCGCGCCGTTTCGGAGCACTTTATGGAGGATCCCGTGCGTGCGCTGCGCGTGGCACGGCAGGCGGCGGCGTTCGGTTTCGCGGTGGAGGATGGCACGCTCCGCTCCATGAATGCGTGTGCCGCAGAACTCAAAGTCGAGCCGACGGAGCGTCTGATGGGCGAGCTGCGGCGTGCGCTTGCTGCGCCGCGTCCCTCCGTATTCTTTCGTGTGCTGCGTGCGGCGGGGCTGCTCTCCGTGACGTTCCCCGAGATCGCCGCGCTTGAGGGGCAGACACAGCCGACAGAGTTTCATCCCGAGGGGGATGCTCTCGCACATACCCTTGCCATCGTCGATGTGGTCGCACGGGAAACGGAGGAGATCAAAACGCGCTTTGCCGCGCTCGTTCATGATCTCGGCAAGGGACTGACCCCGCAGGAGATGCTGCCGCATCACTACGGGCACGAGCGCATGGGACTGGATGCGCTCGCCGCGTGGAATCGGCGCATGACGCTCCCGCACGACTGGATGAAGGCGGCGCAGTTCGTCATCCGCGAGCATATGCGTGCGCCGCGTCTCACACGTCCCGGCAAGATCGCGGATCTCCTGCTCGGCATCGGTGCCTCGGGTCTTTCCATCGCAGAGTTCAACATCATCATCCGCGCCGACCACGGCTCTCTGCCGGACTATCTCACGCGCGGCGCGGCGTATCTCGCGGCGATGCGTACAGTTACGGGGCGTTCCGCACCGCCGGAGCTCTCGGGCGAGGAGATCGGCAGGTGGCTGCGTGAGCGGCGTGTGCGAATATTGAAAAACTCCTTGTTGGAGATGTAA
- a CDS encoding methyl-accepting chemotaxis protein: MSVAKKIVLSVGFLVVMFGVYGFYANQSGSVLNNNTVSVFSWAHVLNVGGQVQALSADGREYELMRITAPNEEERMRAAELISQLTPKLNKAYEEYEQAIQEAPFQNEADRTQKLARLDKLKQERKAYADVRQRATELINAGDQQGAVHMAFKEQADVYKRMTDIIEEDKADSVRLARAEMAHSEEIFSGVQTITVISLLIVVILSIVTLVLLLKNIKSSVDTILDGARHIAGGDLRSKIMLDGDDEFAHIAHQFNTMVESMQKMIRKIKTTATEVAGSSEELTANANQSAQVTQNVAQSITEVAEAAEKQMTIVTKSSETIDDFQHGLEDVIVNQRRAREQTQATAEKAAQGNAFVQTTVEQMNSIALTVQQTGEIVSKLGERSKEIGNIVEIISNISGQTNLLALNAAIEAARAGEHGRGFAVVAEEVRKLAEESQNASQQIAELIRSIQEETDRAVSSMEEGRREAEKGKENVTATGESFSEILHMVEDVKTASLAVSKRVLELRDNMGAIIEGMGAVDASAKGIGSESQNVSAATEEQAAGMEEIASSSRSLANMATDLQSETDKFKV; encoded by the coding sequence ATGTCAGTAGCAAAGAAAATTGTGCTGAGCGTCGGATTCCTGGTCGTTATGTTTGGCGTGTACGGATTCTATGCGAATCAGTCGGGCAGTGTGCTCAACAACAACACGGTCAGCGTGTTCAGCTGGGCGCACGTCCTCAACGTGGGCGGGCAGGTACAGGCACTCTCGGCAGACGGGCGCGAGTACGAACTCATGCGTATCACGGCACCGAACGAGGAGGAGCGTATGCGGGCGGCGGAGCTGATCTCGCAGCTCACGCCGAAACTGAACAAGGCATACGAGGAGTATGAACAGGCGATTCAGGAGGCTCCGTTTCAAAATGAGGCGGACCGCACGCAGAAGCTCGCACGCCTCGACAAGCTCAAGCAGGAGCGCAAGGCATATGCGGATGTGCGTCAGCGTGCAACGGAGCTCATCAATGCGGGCGATCAGCAGGGCGCGGTGCACATGGCATTCAAAGAGCAGGCGGATGTCTATAAACGCATGACGGATATTATCGAGGAGGACAAGGCGGACAGCGTGCGCCTCGCGCGCGCGGAGATGGCGCACAGTGAGGAGATTTTCTCCGGTGTTCAGACGATCACGGTGATCTCTCTGCTTATCGTCGTCATTTTGTCGATTGTGACGCTCGTTCTGCTGCTCAAGAACATCAAGAGTTCTGTGGATACGATTCTGGACGGGGCGCGTCATATCGCGGGGGGCGATCTGCGCTCGAAGATCATGCTGGACGGGGACGACGAGTTCGCGCACATCGCCCATCAGTTCAACACGATGGTCGAAAGTATGCAGAAGATGATCCGCAAGATCAAAACGACGGCGACGGAGGTCGCGGGATCGTCCGAGGAGCTGACGGCAAATGCGAACCAGTCGGCACAGGTGACGCAGAACGTTGCGCAGTCCATCACCGAGGTCGCCGAGGCGGCGGAGAAGCAGATGACGATTGTCACAAAGAGCAGCGAGACCATCGACGACTTCCAGCATGGTCTTGAGGACGTTATTGTGAATCAGCGCCGTGCACGCGAGCAGACGCAGGCGACGGCAGAGAAGGCTGCGCAGGGCAATGCGTTCGTCCAGACGACCGTCGAGCAGATGAATTCGATTGCGCTCACCGTTCAGCAGACGGGCGAGATCGTCAGCAAGCTCGGTGAGCGTTCGAAGGAGATCGGCAACATCGTCGAGATCATTTCGAACATCTCGGGACAGACGAACCTCCTCGCACTCAACGCCGCGATTGAGGCGGCTCGTGCGGGCGAGCATGGACGCGGTTTTGCGGTTGTTGCCGAGGAGGTGCGCAAGCTCGCCGAGGAATCGCAGAACGCCTCCCAGCAGATCGCCGAGCTCATCCGCAGCATTCAGGAGGAGACGGATCGTGCCGTTTCCTCGATGGAGGAAGGCAGACGCGAGGCGGAGAAGGGCAAGGAGAACGTCACCGCGACCGGCGAGAGTTTTTCTGAAATCCTGCATATGGTGGAGGATGTCAAGACGGCGTCGCTTGCGGTCAGCAAACGCGTCCTCGAATTGCGCGACAATATGGGGGCGATCATTGAGGGCATGGGTGCGGTCGATGCCTCGGCGAAGGGCATCGGCAGCGAGTCACAGAACGTTTCTGCCGCGACGGAGGAGCAGGCGGCAGGCATGGAGGAGATCGCTTCCTCAAGCCGCAGCCTTGCGAATATGGCGACCGATCTGCAGAGTGAGACGGACAAGTTCAAGGTGTAA
- a CDS encoding DUF4160 domain-containing protein, with product MPELSRFGGMIIYMFFKDIGQHHKPHVHVYYGEHEAVIAIDGELLAGSLPRKQFKIITGWLAFHENEAYKAWNLAVQGEHFDKIPPMK from the coding sequence ATGCCGGAACTTAGCCGCTTTGGCGGGATGATTATATATATGTTCTTCAAGGATATTGGACAACATCATAAGCCTCATGTTCATGTCTACTATGGAGAACACGAAGCCGTTATTGCAATCGACGGTGAATTGCTGGCAGGTTCTCTGCCTCGAAAACAATTTAAAATTATTACAGGATGGCTCGCCTTTCACGAGAACGAAGCCTATAAAGCATGGAATCTTGCCGTACAAGGCGAACATTTTGACAAAATTCCCCCGATGAAATGA
- a CDS encoding DUF2442 domain-containing protein: MYIKDDVCYAGELQSDIKVRKAEPLRGGMMLVTFSTGEKRLFDTTLLEGTAFQPLANAEIFSHPVLFHGVITWNNGEIDVAPEYVYKHSYAYDSIAI, encoded by the coding sequence ATGTACATCAAGGACGATGTATGCTATGCCGGCGAATTGCAGTCAGACATCAAGGTGAGAAAGGCAGAGCCTCTACGCGGCGGTATGATGCTTGTCACATTCTCCACGGGCGAAAAACGACTATTTGACACAACGCTCCTCGAAGGCACAGCATTTCAGCCGCTTGCCAACGCCGAAATATTTAGCCATCCCGTGCTTTTTCATGGTGTGATCACGTGGAACAATGGAGAGATTGACGTTGCGCCGGAATATGTATACAAACACAGCTATGCCTATGACAGCATAGCCATATAG
- the lptB gene encoding LPS export ABC transporter ATP-binding protein, with protein sequence MHLESRSLIKKFGSRTVVDRISVRIDKGEIVGLLGPNGAGKTTTFYMIVGLEKPTHGDVYLSDICITDYPMYRRAELGISYLTQEPSIFRKLTVTENIAAILETTKLSTAEQKHKLEGLLAEFHIEHVRDRRGTELSGGERRRVEIARCLALEPQFILLDEPFAGVDPLAVADIQEIIEYLRQRGMGILITDHNVRETLHIVDRVYLLSEGKLLMEGDSKSIAESPIARKFYLGENFSL encoded by the coding sequence GTGCATCTCGAATCCCGCAGCCTCATCAAGAAATTCGGCAGCCGCACCGTCGTTGACCGCATCTCCGTGCGCATCGACAAGGGGGAGATCGTCGGGCTCTTAGGGCCGAACGGTGCGGGCAAGACGACCACGTTCTACATGATCGTCGGGCTTGAAAAGCCGACGCACGGCGATGTCTATCTCTCCGACATCTGCATCACGGACTATCCCATGTATCGGCGTGCGGAGCTCGGCATCAGCTACCTCACGCAGGAGCCGTCGATCTTCCGCAAGCTTACCGTCACGGAGAACATCGCAGCGATTCTTGAAACGACGAAACTCTCGACGGCGGAGCAGAAGCACAAACTCGAAGGACTTCTTGCGGAGTTCCACATTGAACACGTCCGCGACCGGCGCGGCACGGAACTCTCGGGCGGCGAACGCCGCCGCGTCGAGATTGCGCGCTGTCTTGCGCTCGAACCGCAGTTCATCCTGCTCGACGAGCCGTTTGCGGGCGTTGATCCGCTCGCCGTCGCGGACATCCAGGAGATCATCGAGTATCTGCGCCAGCGCGGCATGGGCATCCTCATCACGGATCACAACGTGCGCGAGACGCTTCACATCGTCGATCGTGTCTATCTGCTCAGTGAGGGCAAACTCCTCATGGAGGGCGACAGCAAAAGCATCGCCGAGAGTCCGATCGCGCGGAAATTTTATCTGGGGGAGAATTTTAGCCTTTGA
- the lptC gene encoding LPS export ABC transporter periplasmic protein LptC codes for MTKKKLYRGILTLLAAGAVCTAAAAPQQGNAPTNLTADTLTYDTRTGIITAETNVRMEQGTGYVEGAHATYNTKTEEGTVEGGVHAVREDMNLSCDRLSGIGQEHWQAVGDVHMVKAGRTFTGAQVDYYPSQNEYILAESGGTITSADGTLSADRLEGWMKESRFIGTGNAHLISPPRDLEGGGDRMEYFAAAEKPYVVLDGSAWILQGNNMARSNHMTVYLADDGTAVTK; via the coding sequence ATGACGAAGAAGAAACTCTATCGGGGCATTCTCACACTCCTCGCGGCGGGTGCTGTCTGCACGGCAGCCGCCGCGCCGCAGCAGGGGAATGCGCCGACGAATCTTACGGCGGACACCCTTACCTATGACACACGCACGGGGATTATCACGGCGGAGACAAACGTCCGCATGGAGCAGGGGACGGGCTATGTCGAGGGCGCACATGCGACCTACAACACCAAGACCGAGGAGGGAACCGTCGAGGGCGGCGTGCACGCCGTGCGCGAGGATATGAATTTGTCCTGTGACCGACTTTCGGGGATCGGGCAGGAGCATTGGCAGGCGGTGGGCGACGTTCACATGGTCAAGGCAGGGCGAACCTTCACGGGTGCGCAGGTCGACTACTATCCGTCGCAGAATGAATATATTCTTGCGGAGAGCGGCGGAACGATCACGAGCGCCGACGGCACGCTCAGCGCGGATCGTCTGGAGGGATGGATGAAGGAAAGCCGCTTCATCGGTACGGGCAACGCCCACCTTATCAGCCCGCCGCGCGACCTTGAGGGCGGCGGCGACCGCATGGAGTATTTTGCTGCGGCGGAAAAGCCGTACGTTGTGCTCGATGGAAGTGCGTGGATCCTGCAAGGGAACAACATGGCGCGCAGCAATCACATGACCGTCTACCTGGCGGACGACGGCACAGCCGTGACGAAGTGA
- the lptC gene encoding LPS export ABC transporter periplasmic protein LptC has product MAQSKWIYGGGAALLTGLIIWSVMTVPEIPPQTDVPAEPRVMSYADNTLSEEHDGRTVWKMTAEQVNIDIDTNDTGMTKIDGIFYSEDGKTLTLKADEGRMDSRTHDITLTGTIEAATSDGARLRAKVIQWSAAEKTLTASGDPEIIRDNVRATGDRIVSTDNFQRFSVIGNAHIEKGGAT; this is encoded by the coding sequence ATGGCACAGAGCAAGTGGATCTACGGCGGCGGTGCCGCCCTGCTCACAGGGCTCATCATCTGGTCGGTCATGACTGTACCCGAGATTCCGCCGCAGACAGATGTGCCGGCAGAACCGCGTGTGATGTCCTATGCGGACAATACCCTCAGCGAGGAGCACGACGGCCGTACGGTCTGGAAAATGACGGCGGAGCAGGTCAATATTGACATCGACACGAACGATACCGGCATGACGAAGATCGACGGGATCTTTTACAGTGAGGATGGAAAGACACTCACGCTGAAGGCGGACGAGGGGCGTATGGACAGCAGGACGCACGACATCACGCTCACGGGCACGATCGAGGCGGCGACGAGCGACGGGGCGCGTCTGCGTGCCAAGGTGATCCAATGGTCGGCGGCGGAGAAAACACTCACCGCCTCCGGGGATCCCGAGATCATCCGCGACAATGTCCGCGCAACGGGCGACCGCATCGTGAGTACGGATAACTTTCAGCGGTTCAGCGTGATTGGGAACGCGCATATAGAAAAGGGTGGGGCGACATGA